The sequence GATCTTGATAGGTGCACCACCGCTCTGGACTCTTTTTTTAGCCCAAGCGTACAGATCTTTTATATGCATCATAGCATCAGGCATATAGGTTTGGATCACGATCCCGGCATGAAGGTTCTTATAGGCATCCATCTCTAAAACCGTTTTAAATGAATCGATGGTCATCTCAATATCTCTATACTCTTCCATATCAAGATTGACAAACTTATAGTGTTCCTTGCCGTCTTTATCCTGGTACCTGTTTTCCATGGCTGCACTATAGACTTTTTGTAACTGCTCGGATATGTGACGAATATTGTTCTCATGGGCATGGGGGATGATCTGAGAAAAGAGATTAGATATTTTGATGGAAAGATAATCCACATCAGGATTTTGCAAGAGTTGGATATATTTCTCCACTCTTTTCTCCGCTTCTTCCTTGCTTAAAACGATCTCTCCGATCACATTGATGTTGACTCTGGTACCCTCTTTTTTTCTTTTGTGCATATGCTTTGAAAGCACAGGGTCTTCTCCCTGGATGACAATGGCACTGATATCGTTTCTGAGGTATTTGACAAAAAGGGGAATGGAGATGGAAGTAAGATAGATCCCGACATCACGAAAGAGCCAGATCAATATCTGTTCAAACTGGGAAAAAAAGTCTGTGCTTTTGTATTTCTCAAAGATGTACTCCAATTGATCTGCAACCCTGTCGGGGTTGCTGGAGCGAAAGCTTTGGTCCAGTAGTTCGATAAGAAAAATTTTGTTGACCGGGTTTTTCAACATTTTTAACATCATCTCGTGAAAATCCTGCTCCTGACCCTTACGTGAAACCTGTATTTTCTTTTGCCACTCATAGGCTACTGCTTTCACATCCTGTGCTATATTTGTTGGTATAGTCAAGTCGTTGCCCTCCCTTTTTTCGAATCATTTTTAACTGTAGTATACAAAGTTAATATATCAAAATGCTTCCCCGTTTTATTCGTGGTATCAAAGCATACATTGCACCTTTGAGTTTTTTATATCAATAAACTATACTTTTGATTATTCATCATAATATATGTAAATATTTGACAAATAATAGGTTAAATATTTACATAAAATTGGTATCATTTTAACATATTTAAATTACTCATGACTTAAATAATGTGTCATAATATATGATATCAAGCATGCTGTTTAATTCTAAATAGTGTAAAATATTATAAAGAAGAAAAGGGGAAACATTGGCATTAGTAGACAATAAAAAAGATATATTGCCATTGAGCAGTATCGCAGAACTCTTGACCACAAAAATTAGAACACTGAAAATGTACGAAGAGAAAGGTTTGCTTCCTCCTAAAGAGGAGAATAAAAAGCTCTATTCTATTGATGATGTCAAACTGATCGCTTTTACACACTATTTGGCCAGTGTTAAAAAGATCAATGCAAACGGTATTAAATATATATTGGAGATGCTTCATACCAATATGGATGAACAAAACAGAGATACCTTTTTAGACCTGGTGGAAAAAAAGATGGAACAACTGTCGGGTATCGACATCAAAGATGTAGAGACGATGTAGAACTATAGCGAACTGCTTGTATCTTTGATAGGGTACCACTCTGAAGAGAGTGGCAAAGCAGTATGTCTACTTACTTTATAAATTCGACGACTTCATCAAAAGGAAGTCTTAGCTGAGAGGATTGTGCATTGAGCCTGTAGCCAAATGGTACGATAACAGCGACCTGGTACTTACTTGTATCAAGACCTAACACCTCTTCGACATTCTCTTTTTCAAACCCTTCTATAGGACAGGAGTCTATACCTACAAAAGCAGCAGCAGTCATCATATTTCCTAATGCAATGTAGCTTTGTTTGGATGTCCATGCATAGATGTTCTCATCAGTGCTCAGTGTTTTTTCCAAGTGTTTGGCATAGATATCCATATAGAAATCCAACTGTTCCTGAGGCATTTCACGTCTCATAAATCTCTTTTTAGGCATACCGCTCTCAACCTTGGCATTCTCTATGCCCGCAAGTACAATGACCAGGTGTGAACAGGAGGTGATCTGTACCTGGTTCCAGCAGAAAGGTCTCAGTTTAGCTTTCAAGTCTTCATTCGTGATGACAAGAAATTTCCATGCTTCCATACCGAATGAAGAGGGTGATCTTCTTCCTGCTTCTAAAATATAGCGCATCTCTTCATCACTGATCTTTTTCTTTTCGTCAAATACTTTACAGGCGTGCCTGAAATCCATTGCTTTGCTAAAATCATTTTGCATTGTGTATCCTTTTCTATACATATTGTGAGTGATAGATTGTTTTATAGTTCATATGGTAGCAGGATTTCTCTTGAAAGATATAAATACTATTCTAATCTAAATTACCCTATGATATGTAAAAAACAAGGAGAAAAGATGCGATATCTATGGATAGTGATGATAGTAGGCTCATTTTTACAGGCCGAGAGTTTTACATTGGAAAGTGAGACGCTCAAAGGACAGCTGGTGAAAGCCCAGGAGTTTGATGGTTTCGGGTGTAATGGACAAAATATCTCCCCGGAACTGCACTGGAGTCATGCACCAAAAGGTACAAAAAGTTTTGCTGTCACTGTGTATGATCCTGATGCACCTACGGGCAGCGGATGGTGGCACTGGCTGATCGTGAACATTCCAGCAGATACACATAAGATCGTTGCAGATGCTTCAGCGAAAAAAACACTGCCAAAAGGTGCATTGGAAACAACGACAGATTACGGCCATGCAGGGTTTGGCGGTGCCTGTCCTCCACAAGGAGACAAAGCACACCGTTATATCTTTACAGTACATGCACTGGATGTCGAGAGTTTGCCTCTTAATGCAGAGAGTAAAAGTGCAGTGGTAGGCTTTATGATCAACAAACATACGATCCAAAAAGCTTCGATGATCTCTTATTATCAAAGAGATTAAGTGTTGGCGGTTTCCTCTTTGATCCATTGAAGGTAGTCTTGGTTCGCACCGGCCATGGGTACCATGATAATCTCAGGTACATCATAGGTATGCAGCTGCTCGATTTCTCTTTGAACCGTTTCAAAGAGAGACCTTTTGGTCTTCATCTCAAGGCGTATCTCTTCAGAGTGTATAATCTTTTCTTCCCAATGATACGCACTCTGTATGGTTGTGGATTGGATACAGGCAGCCAGTTTCTTTGCCAAGAGTATTTGAGTGATGAGATCGGCATTCTCTTTTGAATCGGTAGTAGTCGTAATGATGCAGTAATCAGAGGCTTCCATTCTTTACCCTTTGCATAAAATCTTCTACACAGAGTGAGATCATCGTATAGACTTTGTCAAATCCTTCAAAGCCATCAAAAAAGTAAGGGTCAGGAACATCTTCCCCCTGATAGTTTCCAAAATCACCTATAAGATAGACCTGTTCAAATCCAAAGGCTTCCAGGTCGGCTTTATTTTGCCGGTCCATGGCAACAACATATTTAAACAGTGAGATATCCTCTTTTGAAACAGGACGAGAGCGTTGTTGGGAGATGTCTACATGGTACTGGTCTGCGATCTCGATAGAGTGTTGACAGGGTGATTCCCCCTTATGCCAGTCGCTTGTCCCGGCTGAATCGATGAAAAGTCCAAGTTTTTCAGTGTTGACGATATGCTCTGCCACACCATGAGCCAGAGGGCTACGGCAGATGTTCCCCAAGCATACAAATAATATACTGTCCATTATTTTCCTTTTATATCTATAGTGTACAATACCAAAATTATTATGAAAAACATATCTAGAATGAAAGAGTATTCGTATGAAGATCAATGTAATCATTATCGATAAAAAAGGGAAAGACAATTTATATGCCGGCTTGATAGATCATTATAAAAAGATAGCAAAACCTTTTGCAAAAGTAGAGATCATCGAAGTTTTTGACAAAGAAATTGCCAAAGCACAGGACATT is a genomic window of Sulfurovum sp. XGS-02 containing:
- a CDS encoding MerR family transcriptional regulator, coding for MALVDNKKDILPLSSIAELLTTKIRTLKMYEEKGLLPPKEENKKLYSIDDVKLIAFTHYLASVKKINANGIKYILEMLHTNMDEQNRDTFLDLVEKKMEQLSGIDIKDVETM
- a CDS encoding low molecular weight protein-tyrosine-phosphatase translates to MDSILFVCLGNICRSPLAHGVAEHIVNTEKLGLFIDSAGTSDWHKGESPCQHSIEIADQYHVDISQQRSRPVSKEDISLFKYVVAMDRQNKADLEAFGFEQVYLIGDFGNYQGEDVPDPYFFDGFEGFDKVYTMISLCVEDFMQRVKNGSL
- the cutA gene encoding divalent-cation tolerance protein CutA is translated as MEASDYCIITTTTDSKENADLITQILLAKKLAACIQSTTIQSAYHWEEKIIHSEEIRLEMKTKRSLFETVQREIEQLHTYDVPEIIMVPMAGANQDYLQWIKEETANT
- a CDS encoding NAD(P)H-dependent oxidoreductase; this encodes MQNDFSKAMDFRHACKVFDEKKKISDEEMRYILEAGRRSPSSFGMEAWKFLVITNEDLKAKLRPFCWNQVQITSCSHLVIVLAGIENAKVESGMPKKRFMRREMPQEQLDFYMDIYAKHLEKTLSTDENIYAWTSKQSYIALGNMMTAAAFVGIDSCPIEGFEKENVEEVLGLDTSKYQVAVIVPFGYRLNAQSSQLRLPFDEVVEFIK
- a CDS encoding YbhB/YbcL family Raf kinase inhibitor-like protein; this encodes MRYLWIVMIVGSFLQAESFTLESETLKGQLVKAQEFDGFGCNGQNISPELHWSHAPKGTKSFAVTVYDPDAPTGSGWWHWLIVNIPADTHKIVADASAKKTLPKGALETTTDYGHAGFGGACPPQGDKAHRYIFTVHALDVESLPLNAESKSAVVGFMINKHTIQKASMISYYQRD